The Deltaproteobacteria bacterium DNA window TAATAACCGCTCAGGTGACTGAAAATAACTCGGCGCTTTTATGGATATTTATCTTTATCGGGCTGCTTGTACTTCCTCCGACGCTATACGTTCTTTGGCTCGTTCACAGAGGCATAGTCAGTGATTTCCACCTGAATAACAGGGAGGAGCGGGCTTTCCCTTTACTGGTCATCCTTGCCAATACGGCTCTTGTGTCTCTTGCTATGTACGTATCGGGCGCTCCCAGGCTGATGCTGATTGCTACAGCAGCGGCTCTTATACAATTGATTTTCGTCCTTATTATTACCCTTCGATGGAAAATCAGCGGACACTGCACAGCCGCGGCAAGTCTTTCTGTTCTGGCGGTAGCACTTTACGGCGAAAGTCTTATACCACTGACTTTAATAATACCGCTCACAGCATGGTCAAGAATCAGGCTCGGCAGGCACACCTTCACACAGACAGTGGCAGGCGGTTTTCT harbors:
- a CDS encoding phosphatase PAP2 family protein gives rise to the protein MQTDKNLYQHTAETVLIPLDRRDKSARIISHLLSPPLIALASIIITAQVTENNSALLWIFIFIGLLVLPPTLYVLWLVHRGIVSDFHLNNREERAFPLLVILANTALVSLAMYVSGAPRLMLIATAAALIQLIFVLIITLRWKISGHCTAAASLSVLAVALYGESLIPLTLIIPLTAWSRIRLGRHTFTQTVAGGFLGAVTVVVILYTTSAI